The region GCAGGCTGTGGGCGGCCGCCCTGGACGACGGGGTGCACTGCTACGACCCCGACGGCACCCTCATCGGCCGGCTCCTGGTCCCCGAGAGGGTCTCCAACATCACCTTCGGCGGCCCCAAGAACAACCGCCTCTTCATCACGGCGTCCACGTCCTTGTACTCGCTGATGATGTCGGTGACCGGCGCCCCTCGCATCCAGCGGCACCGGTGAATCGGCACACCGCTGCCCCGCGGCACTCGCTCCTTCCGTCCCCCGTCCTACTCCCGTTGGGCCTTCACGAGTACCTCCCCGGCGGGCGTACGGGAGTACAGCACCGACCGCCCGGCTCGCCCCCTCCGCACCAGCCGGGCGTCCAGCAGCACCTTCAGATGGCGTCCGACCGAGCCGAGACCCTGCCCGGTCAGGGCCACCAACTGCGTCGTGCTCATGGGGGAGTCGAGGAGGACGAGGACCCCGGCGCGGGCGGGTCCGAGCAGCGCGCCCAGACTCTCCGGCACGGCCTCGGGGCCGGTGTCGGCGAGTACGCCCGAGCAGGGGTAGACGACGGCGTACCGGTCCGGCTCCTCCCATGACACCCAGCCGTGCCGCTGCGGTGTGATCGGTACGAACACCAGCTCGGCGCCGGAGATCTCGCGTGGCGGGTACTCGTGGAGATTGACCTGCAGCCGGTTGTCGCCGAGCCAGCGCGTACCCGGCCGCAGCGCGTCGAGGGCCGCCGCCCAGCCGCCCTGGCTCAACTGCGCGGTCCGGGCGACGACATCGGCCTCCAGAACGCGCCGCCGCCGGTCCCAGTAGGGGCGTACGGCCTCGGTCCAGACGTGGGTGAGCAGGTCCGCGGCGCGCTCCGGGAGGTCGTCGCGGTGCAGGGCGGCGGGCAGCGGTCCGGCAAGGGAGACGCCGAGATGGGCCCGGGCGTCCGCGGCCGACGCCTCCCGCACCCGGGCGACCTCCTCCTCGAAGTCGGTCTCGCCGCGCGGCGTCGGCGTCAGGAAGTCGGCGATCCAGTCCCGCCCGAGTCCGGAGCGTATGAGCAGCGCGGTGACGGGGTCACCGGCCAGCCGCCTTTTGTACGCGGGCAGATGGACGTCGAGCCAGGCCCGCTCCCCAGGGTGCGCGGCCGTCCGCGCGTGCAGCAGCTTGACGGCGGCGAAGGTCTCGGCGAGCGGGGAGAGCACGAAACGGGTGCGGGCGAGGGTGTCGGCGTTGATCTGCCACCAGCCCATCCGCACCTCCCACCGCTTCTCCGTCGCGGTCCATTGCCCTGCGTGGTTTCGCTTCTCCGCGAAACAATACGACCACGCCGGGCGCCACCCGAGACTCCGTGCATGCGCAGCTACTCCGACCTCTTCCGCACCCGGGAGTTCACCCCTCTTTTCCTGTCCTCCGCGCTCAACTCGGCGGCTTCGACGATCGGCGGCCTGGCCGTCGGGACGCTGGTGTACAGGGCGACGGACTCGCCGCTGCTGTCGGCGGTGAGCATGTTCGGGCCGCAGCTCGCGCAGGTGGTCGGCGCGACCACCCTGCTGTCGGCGGCGGACCGGCTGGCGCCGCGCGCCACGATGACGGCCATCGCGCTGTCCTTCGCCGTCGGTACGGCGGTGATGGCGACGCCGGGACTCCCGGTCCTGGGGCTGTTCCTCCTGATCTTCGTCCTGGGTCTGGTCTCGTCCCTCGGCGGCGGTGTCCGCTGGGGTCTGCTGAACGAGATCCTGTCCAAGGACGGCTTTCTGCTGGGCCGTTCGGTCATGAACATGGTGGCCGGCCTCGCGCAGATCACGGGCTACGCGACGGGCGGCGTCCTGGTGGCGGTGCTCTCGCCGAGGATCACTCTGGCGAGCGCGGCGGCCCTGTATCTCGCGGCGGCGCTGGTCACCCGCCTCGGCATGACCCGGCGGGCGCCGAGGGCCACCGGCCGCCCCTCGATCGCGCAGACCTGGCGCACCAACGCGCTGCTGTGGTCCGCGCCCCGGCGCCGGACGACGTATCTGCTCCTGTGGATCCCGAACGGTCTGATCGTCGGCTGCGAGTCCCTGTACGTGTCGTACGCCCCGGACCGGGCGGGTCTGCTCTTCGCCTTCGCGGCGTTCGGCATGTTCGTCGGCGATGTGACGACGGGCCGGTTCATCCCGCCCGCGGTCCGCGGCCGCCTGGGCATTCCGTTCCTGCTGCTCCTGGCGACGCCGTATCTGCCGTTCGCGCTGGGGCCGGGGGTGGCGGTGGCGGCGGGCGCGGTCGCCCTCGCCTCGGTCGGCTTCGGGGCGAGTCTGATCCAGCAGGAACGCCTGATGGCCCTGACCCCGGACGAGCTGAGCGGGCACGCCCTGGGACTGCACTCCTCGGGCATGCTCACGATGCAGGGGGTGAGCGCGGCACTGGCGGGAACGGTCGCCCAACTCACCTCACCCGGAACGGCGATGACGGTGATGGCGATCACATCGGTCGCGGCGACACTGCTGATTTCGGGCCCCCGCCAACGCACGGAAGTATCCACACCACAACAGAAGCAACCAGAAGTGAACTCCCTCTGAACCCCAAAAGGTTGTGCGATGACAGCCACAACTCGCCCTCGGAGGACGTCGTCGAACGGGATGACCACACGCGCACAGACATACACACAGACATACGCGCGGACCTCATCGGCCCCCAGGGCCCCGTTGGGCCCATCGGGCCCCGTGGAGGAGAACCGACCATGTTCAGTCGCCGCATCACCGCTCTGCCGAGGGCGCTGGCGCTCGCCACCGCCGCCGTGGCCGTGACCGTCGCCGCCCCCGTGGCACACGCCGCGCCCGCCAGGAGCGCGACCGCGGTCGTCGTCGGCCAGAAGCTGTACTACAAGGCGGCCGCCGGTCAGACGAACCATCTGTCCATCTCCTGGGCGCTCGGCGCGACCGACCCGGATTCCCAGCTGAGCGACTTCATCTACACCTTCGACGACACCGTCAAGATCTCCCTCGGCGCGGGCTGCGTCCGCCCGGCCGGCGGCGACGACACCAAGGCGGTCTGCACGGTGACCGAGCCCAATACCTCGGCGTCCGACCTCGACTCCCTGATCGTCGACCTCGGAGACGGCAACGACACCGCGACGACCAGCAACACCAGCGGCGGGTACACGAGGATCTACGGCGGGCCGGGCAACGACACCCTGACCGGCCACGGCGTCGACGTCCTCTACGGCCAGGGCGGCAACGACCGTCTCTCCGGCGGCGGCGGGGTCTACGACGAGGGTGCGAACGGCGGCGCGGGCAACGACACCCTCGTCAACTGCAGCGCCGAGTGCCATGGCGGCGCGGGCAACGACAGCCTGTCGGGGACGAGCGGCGACAACTCCCTGTTCGGCGACGACGGCAACGACAAGCTGTACGGCAACGCGGGCCGCGACCTCCTCCAGGGCGGCCGCGGCAACGACACCCTGTACGGCGGCGCGGGCGACGACAAGCTGTACGGCAACAGCGGCAACGACGTCCTGCACGGAGGCGCCGGCAAGGACTTCCTGTCCGGCGGTCCCGGCCGCAACAAGACGTACCAGAACTGACCCGTTCGCGGGGTGGCCGGGCGGGCGTGAGGAACGCCGGCCCGACAGGCTCTCGGTCTCCCCCGGGGCCGAGAGCCGGAACGTCCCCCTGAGGTCAGGCCTTGCCCGTCCCGGACCCCTCGACGGCGCGCAGGGCCTCGATGACGCTGGCCACATGAGCGCGGGCGGCCGCCTCGGCGCGCTGCGGATCACGCGCGGCGATGGCCTCGACGAGGGCGAGGTGTTCGCCCAGGGAGACCTGGGGGCGCCCGGACTGCAGGGCCAGCCGGAACTGGTGGCGGACGATCTGCGCGTTCAGGCGGGTGAGGAGTTCGGCGGCGGTGTCCTGGCCGGAGATGTCCCTGACGAAGTCGTGCAGTTGGCGGTTGAGGTCGGAGTACTTCAGGGGCTCGGCGGCCTGGACGGCGGCGCGCAACTGCTCGCCGAGCGCGAGGAGGTGCGTGCTCTGTTCATCGGTGACCCGTTCGGCGGCCTTGGCCGCGCACAGCCCTTCGAGCACCATGCGGCACTCGTAGATCTCCACCGCCTCGCTCACGGACACGGTACGGACCCGGGCACCGCGGTTGCGGATCCGCTCCACAAGACCGTCGGCGGCGAGATCGACCAGCGCGGCCCGCACGCTGGCCCGCGTGACATCGAACTGCTCGGCCAACTCGGCCTCGACCAGGCGCTGTCCTGGCGCCATGTCACCGGCGAGGATGGCCCTGCGCAGCGCGACGAGGGCCTGCTCCTTGGCCGCGGCGCCGCTGCCTTTGGCACTGCCGGTAGCTGGGGACACGTACGTACTCCTTCGGTCTCGAACTCCTGGAGCGCCTCGGGCTTCCTTGAGCTCTCCGCTCTCCTTGGAGATGGTTACCGACCGTAGGATGGGTACACAAAATCGTCAACAATCTGGCCCCGGCAGTTGGGATCCGGGCCCGGTGGCTGCTGGCATTCTGGGGGTGTGGTCGTGGAGCGGATGCGGATCCGCCGGGGAGGGGAGCGTGCCATGGGCGGGGCGGAACGGGATCGGGTCGGTACGGGGCCGATGGGTCCCGAGCAGATGATCGCGGAGGCGCGGAAGGCGTTCTTCGTGATGTTCGGATTCCTCGCGCTGCTCTGGCTGGCGCAGCTCGCGAACTTCGCCGACCACTACGCACTCTCGCGGGACTACGGAGTGGTGTCCGGCGACATCGGCACGCTGCCCGACATCCTCACCGCACCCTTCCTGCACTGGAACTGGGCACACATCGAGAGCAACTCGGGACCGCTGTTCGTCTTCGGATTCCTGGCCGCCTACCGAGGTGTGGTCCGCTTCCTCGGGCTGAGCCTGCTCATCGTGGTGACCAGCGGTCTCACGGTCTGGTTCCTCGAGCAGGGCAACGTGGACACGGTCGGCGCCAGCGGCCTGATCTTCGGGTACTTCGGCTATGTCGTGGTACGCGGGCTCTTCGACCGGCACCTGATCGACACGCTGATCGGTGTCGTCATGGCGGCCTCCTTCGCCTACATGCTCACCGTGGCGGTGCCGGGGACGCCGGGGGTGAGCTGGCTGGGACACCTCGGCGGCCTGATCGGCGGCCTGGTCGGGGCCTGGCTCTTCCGGGACCGACGCCCCCGGCCCGCCAAGGACACCCACTCCGGCGGCGGCACCGGCCCGACCACCCGCGGCGCCCTTCAGCCCCGCGCCGACAACCCGCGCGCCGACCTCCACAAGGAACTCGGCGACCTGGGCCTGCTCTAGAACCCGCCCTTCGCCCTACTCCCGGCCCGCAGAGCCCCGCCCTCGCCTGTCTGCCCGCTGATCCACGAGACACCGCACACCGCTGCCTCGGACCCCCGCCGTATGCGTCCCGGCTCACACGGACAGGCCCGTATTGCGCGGTGGACAGTGGGTACGCGCCATCCGTGGGCCTCGGCGGCGCCGTCATCCACCCTGAAGGGCACAAATCCGGCAACCTTGTCATTTGGCCGTCGGGCACGTGATCGGGGGCTTCCGCGGCCTGTCCGCGAAAGAAGGACGACCCTGGAACGGGAGACGCATGACCCAGGCGGATGATCGCAGGGGACTGGCCGGCGTGGCCACGAGACAGGGGCTCGAGGCGGCGGTCGTGGAAGAGGCGCCGTTGCCGCAGGCGGCCCCCGCGCCACGGGTGATCCCGGTCAGGCCGGGCGCCCGCAAGGACCGGCTCGCCGCGTTGGACGGGCTGCGATTCCTGGCGGCGCTGTCGGTGGTCCTCTTCCACTTCGTCGGCCAGACCCCCGGGGCGATGGTCGTCGTCTGGGGTCGCCCGTACCGGAGCACCTTCCCGGAGGCGCACGGTTACTTCGCCTTCGGACGGCTCGGCGTCGACCTGTTCTTCCTGATCAGCGGTTTTGTCATCTGCATGAGCGCATGGGGGCGCACCCCACGTGACTTCTTCATCTCACGCGTCACCCGTCTGTACCCGATGTACTGGATCGCGATCATGGTGTCGGCGTGCGTCATCTACTTCGCCGACACCCCGTTCGGGCACCCCAACCCGCGGGTGCTGTTCGCGAACTTCACGATGTTGCAGACTCCGCTCGGTGTCGCCAACCTGGATCCGGTCTACTGGACGCTCTGGCCGGAACTCTGCTTCTACCTCACGTTCGCGGTCGTGGTGTGGAAGGGCCTCACCCACCAGCGGGTGGTGATCTTCTGCGGGTTGTGGACGGTCGCCGCGGTGCTGGCGCCCAGCGCTCACATCCCGCTGCTCACGCTGATCGTGAACCCGACGTCCGCCCCGTACTTCATCGCCGGCATGGCCTTCTACCTCATGCACCGCTACCGGCCGACGCCGCTGCTGTGGGGGATCGTCGCCATGTCGTGGCTGCTGGCGCTGCACTTCCTGCTGGCGCCCCACGGCGGCCGCGTCAACTGGGCCACCTGGTCGCCGTGGCGCGGCTGGCTGATCCTCGTGACCACGGGGTTCTTCCTGGTGATGGGCGCCATCGCGCTCGGCGGGACCCGCCGGATCCGCTGGCGCGGGCTGACCGTCGCGGGCGCGATGACCTTCCCGCTGTACCTGTTGCACGACACGATCGGAATGACCGTCGCCCACCACTACGGCCACCGGATCGACCCCTCGGCGCTGGTCGTGGCCACCGTGACCGCTTTGATCGTCCTGTCGTACCTCGTGCACCGCTTCGTCGAGCGCCCGATCGCGCTGGCCATGCGGCGCTCGCTGAACACCGCCGCGTTCGGCCCGCAGCCGCCGACGCCGCGCTCTTGACGGGTAGAGTCCATCTCTTCGCCGGGTTCCCCCTGGTGGAGTCCCCGCGGTAGGTCGTGCCATGGCCGTTTCTCCCGACCTCGATCCGTACGCACGGTGGCGGCACGCGCTCGCCGAGGTCGACCGGGTCTTCGCGGCACCTCCCGGTCTCGACAGCCCGGTGGACGGCTGCACCTACTGCACTGCGGAGTCGGAGCTGCGCATTCTCGGTGGCGATCCCGCCGACGTATCGGACGATCTCCTCGGACACTTCATGCGTGAGGTCGTCGGCCACTGGGACGCGGACCAGTAGGTCGTCCTGTGGCGTCGTCTCATGCCGCGTGCGCTGCGCTATTGGGGGCCGGAGGGCCCCGACATCGATCCGTCCGCGGAAATCGGCCATCTCGGCCGGGACGGGGCGAGGTTCGTCGACTGGCCGGCGCCCGAACGCCGTGGTGGAGGAGGCCTTCCGCGCGCTGTTGGTTATGGCTCTGGTCGACGGTCGGTCTCCCTCGGACATCTCCGACCTCTTGGCGGGAATCGCGCAGGCGACGGGTGAACTGGAGCCGTGGCTGGAGCACATGGCCGGGCTCTCCGGCTCCGAGGCGGACGCCGGGCTCGTCCGCCTCGGCCTCGACTGGGCGACCGAACTCCTCTGGGAGGAGTCCCGGTTCACGTGGTGGTACGACGGCGACCCTCAGGTGATCGCCGCCTGGCTGCCCACCCAGCGAGCCCGCATCGCCGCCTTCGCCACGCGGCATCCGCGCTGCAAGACAGCGGCGGACGCGTTGATCGCGCTCGACCGACTCGAAGCCGGTGACCACAGCCCGTGGCTGTACCCGTACGGCATGAAGGAGCTCCTCGGGCAGGCCCCATGAGCAGCCATGAGCAGCCATGAGCAGCCTGTGAGGGCCGTACGGGCGTCGGCTTCGTCCGCGCGCCACGAATGTGCTGGCCAGGCAGTCCCTTCGCACCGGAGGTGCTGTTTGGGTAAAGGGTTCGGCATCGACAGTTCAATGGTCTTGTCCTGTGCATGTCTCACTCGATGAGATGCACGGAGACCATTCCGTGCAACTCAGGACCACCCAGGGGGACTCATGCGCATATCCCGTACCGGGCGCGGTGTCGCGGCTTCCACGGCCGCCACCGCCGCCCTCGCCGTCGCCGCGCTGGCGACCGCTCCGCTGGCCGGCGTCACCGCCGCCGCACCCGCCGCCGTACCGCACACCAAGGCCGTCCCGGCCATCGCCGGGCACACCCTGGTCCGCGACGTGGCGAGCCCGCTCTCCAGTGAGCAGTGCCAGGCCAAGTGGCACATCGCCTGTTACAACCCGCTCCAGTACCGCACCGCGTACGACCTCAACGCGCTGTACCGGAAGGGCATCACGGGCAAGGGGCGCACCATCGTCATCGTCGACTCGTTCGGCTCCCCGACGATCCAGCACGACCTCGACGTCTACAGCAAGCAGTTCGGTCTGCGCAGCACCAAGGTCAACGTGGTCAAGTGGGGCAAGGTCCCCGTGTTCGACCCCAAGAACTCGGACATGACCGGCTGGGCCGGCGAGACCACCCTCGACGTCGAGATGGCCCACGCCGTGGCGCCCGACGCCAAGATAGTCCTGGTGGAGACGGCGGTCGCCGAGACCGAGGGCGTCACCGGTCTGCCGGAGATGATGGACGCCGAGAAGCACATGATCGACCACGGCGTCGGCGACGTCATCAGCCAGAGCTTCGGCGCCACCGAGGACACCTTCCCCGGTTTCGACAAGGGCGACTTCTCCAGCATCAAGAAGCTGCGCTACGCCTTCCAGGACGCGAACCGCAAGCACGTGACCGTCCTCGCCTCCTCCGGCGACGGCGGCGCCACCGACCTGAAGGCGGACGGCAAGACCTACTACAACAAGCGCGTCAACTCCTGGCCCTCGTCGGACCCGTTGGTCACCTCCATCGGCGGCACCCAGCTCCACCTGGACGACAAGGGCCGGCGCGTCAAGCCCGACAGCGTCTACAACGACTACGGCTCGGGCGGCGGCGGCCAGTCCCACGTCTTCTCCCGCCCGGCCTTCCAGAGCGGTGTGAAGAACGTCGTCGGCGCCCGCCGCGGCACCCCGGACGTGTCGCTGGCCGCCGCGGTCAACGGCGGTGCCTGGATCTATTCCAGCTACGACCCGACCGCCATCGGCTGGGACGTCACCGGCGGCACCAGTGAGGCCAGCCCGCTCTTCTCGGGCATCATCGCCCTCGCCGACCAGGCGGCCGGCCACCGGGTGGGCAACATCAACGAGGCGCTGTACGCCCTCTCCAAGCGCTCCGCCCACCACGACAAGAGCACCGGCATCGTCGACGTGAACGACGGCACGAACAACACCTACGAAGGCGTCACCGGCTACAAGGCCGTCAACGGCTACGACATGGCCACCGGCGTCGGCACCGTCGACGCCCTCCGCTTCGTGCCCGCCCTCGCCCGGGCGAGCCACCGCGGCTGACGCCATACCGCTGCACCGGGGTTTCGTCCCCTGAGAGTTGCCCCTGAGATTCACCCCTGAGACGGCCCGGGTTCCACACCCGGGCCGTCCGTCTGTTTATCTGTAGAAATCAAGTCGGTGGATTCAGGCTGAGATTATCGAAATACTCGAAATTGGCGCAGGCTGATTCATGTCCGCTTGCGCCTGTCCTCCTTCGATATGCTGCCGACTTCTTCAATTAGCGTGTCGGACAAAGCGGCCACGGTCGCCCTTGTTGCGGTGCGGGTCCCAAGGATTGTCCACAAGGATGTCACGCGCCGGTCGGCGGACAGTATTAGCCTTAGTCGAATACTGGCGCAGTTCGGTCGAGAGGATACGGACCATGCACGATTATTCTCGTCGCGGCCTGCTCAAAGCGACGGCGGCCGCCGGTGCCGGCGCGGTGGTTCTCCCGGGCATCGCGGCCGCAGAAGCCCCGGGCGCGAGCGCCGAGACCGAAGGGGCCGGAAACGCGAAATGCAAGCCGGCGAAGCTGACCGGCCGCATCGTCCGTCCCGACGATCCCGGGTACGCGGATGCGAGCCTCGGCTGGGACGAGCTCTTCTCTCACTATCCGCTGGTCATCGTCTATGCCCAGGAGACCCAGGACGTGGTCAACGCCCTCACGTGGGCGCGGCAGAACAACGTCGCGCTGCGGGTGCGGAGCGGCGGCCACAGCCTTGAGGGCTGGTCGAACGTGGACAACGGCATCGTGATCGACGTCAGCGAGTTGAAGTCGGTCGACATCGACACCGACTCTCGTACCGCGGTCCTCGGTGCCGGGCTCAACCAGTTGGAAGCGGTGACCGCACTCGCGAAGAAGGACCTCGCGGTGACGACCGGAACGGAGGGCCGCGTAGGCCTGTCCGGTGCGACGCTCGGCGGCGGCTTCGGCTTCCTCGTCCGCTACCTCGGCATGGCCTGCGACAGTCTGACGGGGGCTGAGGTCGTCGTGCCGTCGGGTGCCGACTGCGCCAAGGTGATCAGGGCGGATCTGAAGAACCACTCGGACCTGCTCTGGGCGCTCCGCGGAGCGGGAAACGGCAACTTCGGCATCGTCACCTCACTCACCTATAAGGCGTCTCCACTGAAGAGCGTCGCCTATCTGCAGGCGACATGGGAAGGCATCGGGGACCTCCACGGGGTCTTCGACGCATGGCAGCGTACGGCGCTGTTCGCGGACAAGCGCCTCGGAACCCAGCTCGAGATCCACAAAAACCAGATCCTGTTGTTCGGGGTTCTCGCGGAAGGGTCGGCGGAAGAGGTAAGGGCGCAGCTGGCTCCGATCCTGTCGGTCGGCAATCCCAGTGTCTCGGTACAGGTCGGTAACTGGGGCGACGTATACGCGGGATTCCAGGTTCCGACCAGCGCCGAGCCCGGAAACTGGAAGTTCTTCTCGCAGTTCTCCAGCAAGCCGTTCCCGAAGAAGGCGATCAGTGTAGTCGCCTCATTCATGCGAGACGCCCCCACGGACGACAGTAACTTCTTCACCCAGGCCTTCGGCGGGGCGGTGAAGAAGGAGCCCCGCGGCGGCTCGTCGTTCCCGCACCGGGACACGCTGTTCTATTCCGAGCCCGGCGCCGGCTGGGGGCCTCGTACAGGACAACCAGGCGTCTGCGACCCACTCACCCCGCAGGCCCAGGCCTGGATCGCCGAGTTCAGCCAGGCACTGCGGTCCTACGTGAACGGCGCGTACGTCAACGTGCCGAACATCGGAATGCAGGACTGGGAGACCGCCTACTGGGGATCCAACTTCGACCGGCTGCGCAAGATCAAGGCGAAGTACGACCCTCGCAACGTCTTCCGGTACGAGCAGAGCATCCCGCCCGCGTCCTGCTGACCGAAGCAACGGAAACGGCCGGCCCCGGAGGAAACCCCTCCCGAGCCGGCCCTTCTCGCTGTCGACGGACGCGGTGCTCGTGCCCGAGGCCGACCGGTTCGCGCCGGTCGCGCGAGTCGGGTTCCAGCGCCTGGGGACTGTCCTGGCAGGCGTCCCGAATCCTCAGACCGGGACGCCTGTCGCACCGGCCCGTCGAGCGCGCCGAGGATCAGGGCTTCGAGTCGCTGTGCGACCTGGTCCAGGGGCTCCATGCTGCGCTTGGCGCGGCACATGGCGATGGCGCCCTCGACAGATGCCACGATGAGGGTCGCGAGCCCGGGAGCCTGGCCGGGGGCGGCGCCGTGCTCGCGCGGCGCCTCGGCGAGCAACTGCTCCCAGCGGTCGAACGCCTCGGTGGCGGCGACGAGGGCAGTCGGGGTCTGCACTGCGGGTATGAGTGCGGGCCTGCTTTCCGCCGTTGCGGGGCTCCCCGGGCCGGGGACGGACGGAGTCGGCGCGCCACAGCTCCAAAATGCCGACGG is a window of Streptomyces mirabilis DNA encoding:
- a CDS encoding MFS transporter, encoding MRSYSDLFRTREFTPLFLSSALNSAASTIGGLAVGTLVYRATDSPLLSAVSMFGPQLAQVVGATTLLSAADRLAPRATMTAIALSFAVGTAVMATPGLPVLGLFLLIFVLGLVSSLGGGVRWGLLNEILSKDGFLLGRSVMNMVAGLAQITGYATGGVLVAVLSPRITLASAAALYLAAALVTRLGMTRRAPRATGRPSIAQTWRTNALLWSAPRRRTTYLLLWIPNGLIVGCESLYVSYAPDRAGLLFAFAAFGMFVGDVTTGRFIPPAVRGRLGIPFLLLLATPYLPFALGPGVAVAAGAVALASVGFGASLIQQERLMALTPDELSGHALGLHSSGMLTMQGVSAALAGTVAQLTSPGTAMTVMAITSVAATLLISGPRQRTEVSTPQQKQPEVNSL
- a CDS encoding GntR family transcriptional regulator, translated to MSPATGSAKGSGAAAKEQALVALRRAILAGDMAPGQRLVEAELAEQFDVTRASVRAALVDLAADGLVERIRNRGARVRTVSVSEAVEIYECRMVLEGLCAAKAAERVTDEQSTHLLALGEQLRAAVQAAEPLKYSDLNRQLHDFVRDISGQDTAAELLTRLNAQIVRHQFRLALQSGRPQVSLGEHLALVEAIAARDPQRAEAAARAHVASVIEALRAVEGSGTGKA
- a CDS encoding ArsR/SmtB family transcription factor, with product MGWWQINADTLARTRFVLSPLAETFAAVKLLHARTAAHPGERAWLDVHLPAYKRRLAGDPVTALLIRSGLGRDWIADFLTPTPRGETDFEEEVARVREASAADARAHLGVSLAGPLPAALHRDDLPERAADLLTHVWTEAVRPYWDRRRRVLEADVVARTAQLSQGGWAAALDALRPGTRWLGDNRLQVNLHEYPPREISGAELVFVPITPQRHGWVSWEEPDRYAVVYPCSGVLADTGPEAVPESLGALLGPARAGVLVLLDSPMSTTQLVALTGQGLGSVGRHLKVLLDARLVRRGRAGRSVLYSRTPAGEVLVKAQRE
- a CDS encoding S53 family peptidase; the protein is MRISRTGRGVAASTAATAALAVAALATAPLAGVTAAAPAAVPHTKAVPAIAGHTLVRDVASPLSSEQCQAKWHIACYNPLQYRTAYDLNALYRKGITGKGRTIVIVDSFGSPTIQHDLDVYSKQFGLRSTKVNVVKWGKVPVFDPKNSDMTGWAGETTLDVEMAHAVAPDAKIVLVETAVAETEGVTGLPEMMDAEKHMIDHGVGDVISQSFGATEDTFPGFDKGDFSSIKKLRYAFQDANRKHVTVLASSGDGGATDLKADGKTYYNKRVNSWPSSDPLVTSIGGTQLHLDDKGRRVKPDSVYNDYGSGGGGQSHVFSRPAFQSGVKNVVGARRGTPDVSLAAAVNGGAWIYSSYDPTAIGWDVTGGTSEASPLFSGIIALADQAAGHRVGNINEALYALSKRSAHHDKSTGIVDVNDGTNNTYEGVTGYKAVNGYDMATGVGTVDALRFVPALARASHRG
- a CDS encoding acyltransferase family protein, producing the protein MATRQGLEAAVVEEAPLPQAAPAPRVIPVRPGARKDRLAALDGLRFLAALSVVLFHFVGQTPGAMVVVWGRPYRSTFPEAHGYFAFGRLGVDLFFLISGFVICMSAWGRTPRDFFISRVTRLYPMYWIAIMVSACVIYFADTPFGHPNPRVLFANFTMLQTPLGVANLDPVYWTLWPELCFYLTFAVVVWKGLTHQRVVIFCGLWTVAAVLAPSAHIPLLTLIVNPTSAPYFIAGMAFYLMHRYRPTPLLWGIVAMSWLLALHFLLAPHGGRVNWATWSPWRGWLILVTTGFFLVMGAIALGGTRRIRWRGLTVAGAMTFPLYLLHDTIGMTVAHHYGHRIDPSALVVATVTALIVLSYLVHRFVERPIALAMRRSLNTAAFGPQPPTPRS
- a CDS encoding FAD-binding oxidoreductase, with amino-acid sequence MHDYSRRGLLKATAAAGAGAVVLPGIAAAEAPGASAETEGAGNAKCKPAKLTGRIVRPDDPGYADASLGWDELFSHYPLVIVYAQETQDVVNALTWARQNNVALRVRSGGHSLEGWSNVDNGIVIDVSELKSVDIDTDSRTAVLGAGLNQLEAVTALAKKDLAVTTGTEGRVGLSGATLGGGFGFLVRYLGMACDSLTGAEVVVPSGADCAKVIRADLKNHSDLLWALRGAGNGNFGIVTSLTYKASPLKSVAYLQATWEGIGDLHGVFDAWQRTALFADKRLGTQLEIHKNQILLFGVLAEGSAEEVRAQLAPILSVGNPSVSVQVGNWGDVYAGFQVPTSAEPGNWKFFSQFSSKPFPKKAISVVASFMRDAPTDDSNFFTQAFGGAVKKEPRGGSSFPHRDTLFYSEPGAGWGPRTGQPGVCDPLTPQAQAWIAEFSQALRSYVNGAYVNVPNIGMQDWETAYWGSNFDRLRKIKAKYDPRNVFRYEQSIPPASC
- a CDS encoding rhomboid family intramembrane serine protease, with the translated sequence MGGAERDRVGTGPMGPEQMIAEARKAFFVMFGFLALLWLAQLANFADHYALSRDYGVVSGDIGTLPDILTAPFLHWNWAHIESNSGPLFVFGFLAAYRGVVRFLGLSLLIVVTSGLTVWFLEQGNVDTVGASGLIFGYFGYVVVRGLFDRHLIDTLIGVVMAASFAYMLTVAVPGTPGVSWLGHLGGLIGGLVGAWLFRDRRPRPAKDTHSGGGTGPTTRGALQPRADNPRADLHKELGDLGLL
- a CDS encoding calcium-binding protein translates to MFSRRITALPRALALATAAVAVTVAAPVAHAAPARSATAVVVGQKLYYKAAAGQTNHLSISWALGATDPDSQLSDFIYTFDDTVKISLGAGCVRPAGGDDTKAVCTVTEPNTSASDLDSLIVDLGDGNDTATTSNTSGGYTRIYGGPGNDTLTGHGVDVLYGQGGNDRLSGGGGVYDEGANGGAGNDTLVNCSAECHGGAGNDSLSGTSGDNSLFGDDGNDKLYGNAGRDLLQGGRGNDTLYGGAGDDKLYGNSGNDVLHGGAGKDFLSGGPGRNKTYQN